The proteins below come from a single Triticum aestivum cultivar Chinese Spring chromosome 5D, IWGSC CS RefSeq v2.1, whole genome shotgun sequence genomic window:
- the LOC123125598 gene encoding protein DETOXIFICATION 16, which yields MQNPSVDEQPLLVAGSVERDENVAASEAKRLLRLAGPLVASGLLQCALQLVSVMFVGHLGELHLAGASLATSLANVTGFSLLAGMASALDTLCGQAFGARQYHLLGVYKQRAMLVLALACVPIALVWTNTTRILLFLGQDPAIAAEAGAYARWLIPSLVPYVPLTCHIRFLQTQSIVVPVMASSAVTSLSHVLVCWALVHKAGMGSKGAALARAVSYCTNLSILSMYTRLSGACKRTWKGFSMEAFKELRQFAELAFPSAMMVCLEWWSFELLVLLSGLLPNPKLETSVLSICFNTGALMFMVPSGLCTAISTRVSNELGAGRPQAAKLATRLVVCLALLEGSVISVTMILLRRFWGYVYSNEEEVVAYIARMIPVLAMSFFMDGIHTSLAGVLTGCGEQKIGARVNLVAFYLAGIPLAVLLAFALHFNGMGLWLGIVCGSLTKLLLLMWIVLSINWEKEAIKVKDMVLGSSLPVA from the exons ATGCAGAACCCGAGCGTAGACGAGCAGCCTCTGCTCGTGGCCGGATCCGTGGAGCGGGACGAGAATGTGGCCGCGTCGGAGGCGAAGCGACTGCTGCGGCTGGCGGGGCCGCTGGTTGCAAGTGGCCTCCTCCAGTGCGCGCTGCAGCTGGTGTCCGTGATGTTCGTGGGGCACCTCGGCGAGCTTCACCTCGCCGGCGCGTCGCTCGCCACCTCCCTCGCCAACGTCACCGGCTTCAGCTTGTTGGCCGGCATGGCGAGCGCGCTGGACACGCTGTGCGGGCAGGCGTTCGGCGCGCGGCAGTACCACCTCCTGGGCGTCTACAAGCAacgggcgatgctggtgctcgcgctGGCCTGCGTCCCCATCGCCCTCGTCTGGACCAACACCACCCGGATCCTCCTGTTCCTCGGCCAGGACCCGGCCATCGCCGCCGAGGCCGGCGCCTACGCGCGGTGGCTCATCCCGTCCCTCGTCCCGTACGTCCCTCTCACGTGCCACATCCGGTTTCTGCAGACGCAGAGCATCGTCGTGCCGGTCATGGCCAGCTCCGCCGTCACGTCGCTGAGCCACGTCCTCGTGTGCTGGGCGCTGGTGCACAAGGCGGGCATGGGGAGCAAAGGCGCGGCGCTGGCCAGGGCCGTCTCCTACTGCACAAATCTGTCTATACTGTCCATGTACACGAGGCTGTCCGGCGCTTGTAAGAGGACATGGAAAGGGTTCTCCATGGAGGCCTTCAAGGAGCTGCGCCAGTTCGCGGAGCTCGCCTTCCCGTCGGCCATGATGGTTTG CTTGGAGTGGTGGTCGTTTGAATTGCTTGTGCTGCTCTCTGGTCTGCTGCCTAATCCTAAGCTCGAAACCTCAGTATTGTCCATATG TTTCAATACTGGCGCTCTCATGTTCATGGTGCCATCCGGTCTCTGCACAGCCATAAG TACACGCGTTTCCAATGAGCTTGGTGCCGGTAGGCCTCAGGCAGCGAAGCTGGCGACCAGACTGGTCGTATGCCTGGCCCTGCTGGAAGGCTCGGTGATCTCTGTCACAATGATTCTGCTACGCAGATTCTGGGGCTACGTGTACAGCAACGAGGAGGAAGTCGTGGCATACATCGCCAGGATGATACCTGTTCTCGCCATGTCTTTCTTCATGGACGGAATCCATACTTCTCTTGCAG GTGTGCTAACTGGATGCGGTGAGCAGAAGATCGGCGCGCGTGTCAATCTTGTCGCCTTCTACTTGGCAGGCATCCCCTTGGCCGTGCTACTTGCATTTGCCCTGCATTTCAACGGGATG GGGCTTTGGCTCGGCATCGTTTGCGGCAGCCTCACCAAGCTTCTGTTGCTCATGTGGATCGTACTTTCTATAAACTGGGAGAAGGAG GCAATCAAGGTAAAAGACATGGTGTTAGGATCTTCTCTTCCGGTTGCATGA
- the LOC123125599 gene encoding CASP-like protein 5C1 codes for MDRGRSAGPGAVGSSGSLGLRIGQAACSSAALMFMSVGVEFFSYTAFCFLVTIMGLLVPWSCTLAMIDMYSILVGCPLHVPGVMAIVVVGDWVLSILSLAAASSSAAVIDVLLEFHGSHCAPRLCERYQLSAMMAFLSWLLTAASSLFNLWYIASR; via the exons ATGGATCGCGGGAGGAGCGCGGGGCCCGGCGCCGTCGGTAGCTCTGGCAGCCTCGGCCTCCGGATCGGCCAGGCCGCCTGCTCGTCGGCGGCCCTCATGTTCATGTCCGTTGGCGTCGAGTTCTTCAGCTACACCGCCTTCTG CTTCCTGGTTACGATCATGGGCCTGCTGGTCCCCTGGAGCTGCACGCTCGCCATGATCGACATGTACTCCATCCTCGTCGGGTGCCCGCTCCACGTGCCCGGTGTcatggccatcgtcgtcgtcggagaCTGG GTGCTGTCGATACTGTCgctggccgccgcgagctcgagcgCCGCCGTCATCGACGTCCTCCTCGAGTTCCACGGGTCCCACTGCGCCCCGAGGCTGTGCGAGAGGTACCAGCTCTCCGCCATGATGGCGTTCCTGTCCTGGCTCCTCACGGCCGCGTCCTCCCTCTTCAACCTCTGGTACATCGCCTCCAGGTGA
- the LOC123125600 gene encoding uncharacterized protein has product MGLCVSYDAAADGPATARVVLPSGELREYSPPATAALALEEVGEKGWFLCDADRMGFEGSLAAVAAGEELQPGQIYFVLPSEMLRRRLAPEEVASLAVKASAALVKAATVSSAGGRRRRGSVAPLVFAPSEEDYSAEDAFTLATFAAKPTVAQKRRVAYRGGRSPPRFSPDLTAISESE; this is encoded by the coding sequence ATGGGCCTGTGTGTGTCATACGACGCGGCGGCCGACGGCCCGGCGACGGCGAGGGTGGTTCTCCCCAGCGGCGAGCTCCGGGAGTACTCGCCGCCCGCAACGGCAGCGCTCgcgctggaggaggtcggcgagaAGGGGTGGTTCCTGTGCGACGCCGACAGGATGGGGTTCGAGGGCTCCCTCGCGGCGGTGGCCGCCGGCGAGGAGCTCCAGCCGGGGCAGATCTACTTCGTCCTCCCGAGCGAGAtgctgcgccgccgcctcgcccccgaGGAGGTGGCCTCGCTTGCCGTCAAGGCCAGCGCCGCCCTCGTCAAGGCCGCCACCGTGTCATCagccggcggccggcgccggcgaggcTCCGTGGCGCCGCTCGTGTTCGCGCCGTCCGAGGAGGACTACTCGGCCGAGGATGCCTTCACCCTGGCGACGTTCGCTGCGAAGCCGACGGTGGCGCAGAAGCGGAGGGTGGCTTACCGAGGCGGCAGGTCGCCGCCGAGGTTCTCGCCCGACCTAACCGCCATCTCCGAGAGCGAGTAG